A section of the Ruania halotolerans genome encodes:
- a CDS encoding carbohydrate ABC transporter permease: MSTANAPRPTVIPLTGPAPARSRRPHRVLPTLVLLLGALYCLVPVAWVVIASTKSNSELFTTFTFAPGSGLLDNLRDLFSYGGGQFGQWALNSLIFAGFGSLACTLISTMAGFALAKYAFPGRQAVFYAILGGVLLPGITLAIPQYLLMSEIGLAGSYWSVLLPSLISPFGIYLARVYAASAIPNDTMEAARIDGAHDARIFTAVALPMMVPGMVTIFLLQFVGIWNNFLLPFIMLSDERMYPLTVGLYTLLSKGSGTPSLYSLAIIGAAVAIIPLVVMMLVLQRYWRLDLISGGIKG; this comes from the coding sequence ATGAGCACCGCCAACGCGCCTCGGCCGACAGTGATTCCTCTCACTGGCCCAGCACCGGCACGATCGCGCAGACCACACCGCGTGCTGCCGACCCTCGTCCTTCTCCTCGGGGCGCTCTACTGCCTGGTACCCGTGGCATGGGTGGTGATCGCCTCGACGAAGTCCAACTCCGAGTTGTTCACCACGTTCACGTTCGCACCCGGATCTGGTCTGCTCGACAACCTGCGTGATCTGTTCAGCTACGGTGGCGGCCAGTTCGGCCAGTGGGCACTGAACAGTCTGATCTTCGCGGGCTTCGGCTCATTGGCGTGCACCCTGATCTCGACGATGGCCGGTTTCGCGCTGGCCAAGTACGCCTTCCCGGGCCGGCAGGCGGTCTTCTACGCGATCCTCGGCGGCGTGCTGCTGCCGGGGATCACGTTGGCCATCCCGCAGTACCTGCTGATGTCGGAGATCGGGCTGGCCGGAAGCTACTGGTCGGTGCTGTTGCCGTCCCTGATCTCACCGTTCGGGATCTATCTGGCCCGCGTCTATGCCGCCTCAGCGATTCCGAATGACACGATGGAGGCGGCTCGGATCGACGGCGCGCACGATGCACGGATCTTCACTGCCGTGGCACTGCCCATGATGGTTCCCGGTATGGTCACGATCTTCCTGCTGCAGTTCGTGGGCATCTGGAACAACTTCCTGCTGCCGTTCATCATGCTCTCCGACGAGCGGATGTACCCCCTCACCGTGGGCCTGTACACGCTGCTCTCCAAGGGCTCAGGCACTCCGTCGTTGTACAGCCTGGCCATCATCGGTGCTGCGGTGGCGATCATCCCGCTGGTGGTGATGATGTTGGTGCTGCAACGCTATTGGCGCCTCGATCTGATCAGCGGCGGTATCAAGGGCTGA
- a CDS encoding carbohydrate ABC transporter permease yields the protein MSTVTDPRTARRTRRRWVAPYTFLLPAGLLYLGFLAVPIGYAIFLSFRGLRVSGTGPFGVQEETWVGLSNYAATFADPEFLAGFGRLAVYGFIAVPLTLGLALTFALLLDLPRVAGARFARTAIFIPYAVPGVIASLLWGFLYLPSTSPLNFVLRRLGLDPINVLDGSMLFPSVANIAIWTGVGFNMIILYTSLRGIPGELYEAARLDGANEWHIAYRIKIPLVGPALVLTGLFALIGTLQVYGEPTTLRPMTNSISQTWVPLMKIYRDAFVRDDLSLAAASSVVLALGTLIVSVLLLRLAQRRTFGES from the coding sequence ATGAGCACCGTGACCGATCCGAGGACCGCCCGCCGCACGCGGCGCCGGTGGGTCGCCCCCTACACCTTCCTTTTGCCGGCGGGACTGCTCTACCTCGGGTTCCTCGCCGTCCCGATCGGCTACGCCATCTTCCTCAGCTTCCGGGGGCTGCGGGTGAGCGGCACCGGCCCGTTCGGCGTGCAGGAGGAGACGTGGGTGGGCTTGAGCAACTACGCGGCCACGTTCGCCGACCCGGAGTTCCTGGCCGGCTTCGGCCGCCTGGCGGTCTACGGTTTCATTGCCGTTCCACTGACCCTGGGCTTGGCACTGACGTTCGCGCTCCTGCTCGATCTGCCCCGGGTGGCCGGCGCTCGATTTGCTCGGACGGCGATCTTCATCCCGTACGCCGTGCCCGGCGTCATCGCCTCGCTGCTGTGGGGCTTCCTGTACCTGCCCTCGACCAGCCCACTCAACTTCGTGCTGCGCCGCCTCGGCCTGGATCCGATCAACGTGCTGGACGGTTCGATGCTGTTTCCCTCGGTCGCCAACATCGCGATCTGGACCGGCGTGGGGTTCAACATGATCATCCTGTACACCTCGCTGCGCGGCATTCCGGGTGAGCTGTACGAGGCGGCGCGCCTCGATGGTGCGAACGAGTGGCATATCGCCTACCGGATCAAGATCCCGCTGGTGGGTCCGGCGCTGGTGCTGACGGGTCTGTTCGCCCTGATCGGCACCCTGCAGGTGTACGGCGAGCCGACGACGCTACGACCGATGACCAACTCGATCTCCCAGACCTGGGTCCCGTTGATGAAGATCTACCGTGACGCGTTCGTCCGGGATGATCTGTCCCTGGCGGCCGCATCGTCGGTGGTCCTCGCGCTGGGCACCCTGATCGTGTCCGTTCTGCTATTGCGCCTGGCTCAGCGGCGCACCTTCGGAGAGTCCTGA
- a CDS encoding beta-galactosidase — protein MSEIASGTAGFLFGGDYNPEQWPREVWTEDMELMRRAGVNTTTIGVFSWAVLEPREGEFDAAWLDEVIATLDEAGISFFLATPTASPPPWFTRVYPDAMPVRPDGTRVVHGSRDTYAISAPAYRAACRRVARFLAERYGQHPRLRGWHVHNEYGTIDHGPHAAAAFRRWLQAKYGDLSTLNDAWYTAFWSQHYSDWEDILPPRQTQYLANPAQVVDFKRFCSDEMLAAYDEQVAEIRAAGSTAQVTTNFMLPTWNHLDQWDWAEHQDVVSIDHYLDTSGPDGEAHVAYASDLTRSWAGGAWLLMEQNATGIRETDRTFVKDSDRMIRNSLGYIARGSQSSLFFQWRAGAAGAESWHGALVPHTGPQSRSFDAVVRLGAMLAQIAEVAELPAEGPLIEAQIGIVWDANGWWSLDTPHLPNEELSYAAEVRATHRSLWRAGIACDFVRPRADATGYRILAVPSMFALDDATVSWLTAYVEAGGHLVVGHFTGVADENQRVVLGGYPGRLRDLLGVRVEEIRPLAAGRTHTLTDGAEIEQWTERMHLETADEVAAYADGDLAGLPAIARRRVGGGTATYLSARLVQKSRDAFWTTLCQAHGVTPTLPDAVGTGLEVVRRRAARGDYLFCLHHGNEAVRIAGTGEDLLTGRTTDRGLLLTPGEVAVIRERPGATWHVTAV, from the coding sequence TTGTCTGAGATCGCATCCGGTACCGCCGGGTTCCTGTTCGGCGGCGACTACAACCCTGAACAGTGGCCGCGGGAGGTGTGGACCGAGGACATGGAACTCATGCGCCGGGCGGGAGTGAATACCACCACGATCGGTGTCTTCTCCTGGGCGGTCCTCGAGCCGCGCGAAGGTGAGTTCGACGCCGCGTGGCTTGACGAGGTCATCGCCACCCTGGACGAGGCCGGCATCTCCTTCTTCCTGGCCACCCCGACCGCCTCTCCACCGCCCTGGTTCACCCGCGTGTATCCCGACGCCATGCCGGTGCGGCCGGACGGCACCCGGGTGGTGCACGGCTCCCGGGACACCTACGCAATCAGCGCACCCGCGTACCGCGCGGCCTGCCGACGGGTGGCCCGGTTCCTCGCCGAACGGTACGGTCAGCACCCCCGGCTGCGTGGCTGGCACGTCCACAACGAGTACGGCACGATCGATCACGGCCCGCATGCGGCGGCTGCGTTCCGCCGCTGGCTGCAGGCCAAGTACGGCGACCTGAGCACGCTCAACGATGCCTGGTACACCGCCTTCTGGTCCCAGCACTACAGCGACTGGGAGGACATCCTTCCGCCGCGGCAGACCCAGTACCTGGCCAACCCCGCGCAGGTGGTGGACTTCAAGCGGTTCTGCTCCGATGAGATGCTCGCGGCCTATGACGAACAGGTCGCCGAGATCCGCGCCGCCGGCTCCACAGCACAGGTGACCACCAACTTCATGCTGCCCACCTGGAACCACCTGGATCAGTGGGATTGGGCTGAGCACCAGGACGTGGTCTCGATCGATCACTACCTGGACACCAGCGGGCCGGACGGTGAGGCACATGTGGCATACGCCTCGGACCTGACCCGCTCGTGGGCCGGCGGTGCGTGGTTGCTGATGGAGCAGAACGCCACCGGGATCCGCGAAACGGACCGCACCTTCGTCAAGGATTCGGACCGGATGATCCGCAACTCGCTGGGGTACATCGCGCGCGGTTCGCAGAGCTCCCTGTTCTTCCAATGGCGCGCCGGCGCGGCAGGGGCCGAGTCCTGGCACGGCGCCCTCGTTCCGCACACCGGCCCGCAGAGCCGCTCGTTCGACGCTGTGGTCCGTCTCGGCGCCATGCTGGCGCAGATCGCCGAGGTGGCTGAGCTGCCGGCCGAGGGCCCCTTGATCGAAGCGCAGATCGGCATCGTCTGGGATGCGAACGGTTGGTGGTCGCTGGACACCCCGCACCTGCCGAACGAGGAGCTCAGCTATGCCGCGGAGGTACGCGCCACCCACCGTTCCCTGTGGCGCGCCGGGATCGCCTGCGACTTCGTCCGCCCACGCGCCGACGCCACCGGCTACCGGATCCTGGCAGTTCCGAGCATGTTTGCGCTGGACGACGCGACCGTCTCCTGGCTGACCGCGTATGTCGAGGCCGGCGGTCACCTGGTGGTCGGGCACTTCACCGGTGTGGCTGACGAGAACCAGCGCGTGGTCCTTGGCGGTTACCCCGGCCGGCTGCGGGACCTGCTCGGCGTGCGCGTCGAGGAGATTCGCCCGCTCGCCGCCGGTCGCACACATACCCTCACCGACGGCGCCGAGATCGAACAGTGGACCGAGCGGATGCACCTGGAGACTGCCGACGAGGTGGCCGCCTACGCCGACGGCGACCTCGCAGGTCTGCCAGCGATCGCTCGTCGTAGGGTCGGTGGCGGCACGGCGACATACCTGTCGGCACGGCTGGTCCAGAAGTCCCGGGACGCTTTCTGGACGACCCTGTGCCAAGCCCACGGCGTCACGCCGACCCTCCCGGACGCCGTCGGAACGGGTCTGGAGGTGGTGCGCCGCCGTGCGGCCCGGGGGGACTATCTGTTCTGCCTGCACCACGGCAACGAGGCCGTCCGCATCGCCGGTACCGGCGAGGACCTTCTCACTGGCCGCACCACCGACCGCGGTCTCCTCCTCACCCCTGGTGAGGTCGCCGTGATCCGTGAACGTCCCGGCGCCACGTGGCACGTCACGGCCGTGTGA